The segment TGCCACCTGGTCGGGGGAGTGCCGGCAGGCGTGCACGAGCGGATCGGGCTGGCGTTCCGGCGGGCGCTCCAGGACGCCCGCTGGGTCCCCGACGCGCCCTTTCCTCCCGTGTCCGTGGCCCCGAGCCCCGCGGTCGTCGTGGCGGGGGCGGCGAGGGAGCTGGTGCTGGGCGCCGTCGAGGAGGTGCTCGTGCTCGCCACCGCTTCCGCCCGGCCGCAAGGGGCGCGCCGGTCCGACGAGGGCGACGAGCGGGTACGCCGGGTCCTCGCGCTCATCGCCGCCGAGCCCGGCGCGCCGCACTCGGTCGCCTCGCTGGCCCGCGCCGTCGCACTCTCGCCGTCCCGCCTCGCCCACCTGTTCGCCGCCGAGACCGGACGCACGCCGATGCAGGCCGTCCGCGAGGCGCGGGTACGGCACGCCGCGAGCCTGCTGGAGGTGACGGACCTGGACGTGGGGCAGGTGGCGGCGGCGTCCGGCTTCGTCAGCCCGTTCCACTTCAGCAGGGCGTTCAAGCGCGAGTACGGCCTGCCGCCCCGCGACTACCGCGCCCGCCTCCGCAGCGGTTAACGGGTGACAGGGAGGGGGCCTCTGTCCGGGGTGAAGAGCTGGTCGTCCAGGTGGTCGACGGCGTAGTCGATGGCTCCCACCACCACGCACTCGTCCCCGAGTGTGGACGCGCGGACCTCCGGCATGCGCATGCAGGTGCGCTCCAGGCGTTCCC is part of the Nonomuraea helvata genome and harbors:
- a CDS encoding AraC family transcriptional regulator, which encodes MPVTAEDLSVPAAELTIVGHYDKALGYATRRPTGSPSWLLLWTEAGAGLVEQGGVSSAARAGDLVVLGSGVSQHYRVLPGEERWRFWWVHFQPRPSWGAWLGPYALADGCHLVGGVPAGVHERIGLAFRRALQDARWVPDAPFPPVSVAPSPAVVVAGAARELVLGAVEEVLVLATASARPQGARRSDEGDERVRRVLALIAAEPGAPHSVASLARAVALSPSRLAHLFAAETGRTPMQAVREARVRHAASLLEVTDLDVGQVAAASGFVSPFHFSRAFKREYGLPPRDYRARLRSG